One genomic region from Vibrio cyclitrophicus encodes:
- a CDS encoding FIST signal transduction protein, which translates to MKFLSKVSYALSENIAIDELLSGVENAEEIACLICYCTEEYSTLAVQRYLVDALPNSPIHGCTTCHGIMTETGFHSGPVIGVLIIYDSGINAYGTGIEHFGETIEHSTFNAIDKALQNANREGEIPDLILLHSTPGNEEKVMTAIDKKFGTEVPIIGGSAADNQVSGNWSIFTEESISINGLSLTVIFASQSIYSSFSAGHTPTGYSGIVTKVRNRILLEIDHRPATTVYNEWTNFHLGGSDDGYIFEKSSVYPLGRKVGSSYDYPYFKLSHSIRETECNGIELFTDINKGDTIYLMQGSKQQLISRAANIIHSSYYNDMDLEEKLGAINIFCAGPMLHLKQDMDEVCDQINQALNGLPYICPFTFGEQGRLSGGENAHGNLMVSSATFYRLKK; encoded by the coding sequence ATGAAATTTCTATCAAAAGTCTCTTATGCCTTAAGTGAAAATATCGCGATAGATGAGTTGCTCAGCGGGGTCGAAAACGCCGAGGAAATTGCTTGTCTTATTTGCTACTGCACAGAAGAGTACTCGACGCTCGCTGTACAGCGCTATTTAGTAGATGCTCTTCCAAACAGTCCGATACACGGATGTACCACCTGCCACGGTATCATGACCGAAACTGGGTTCCATTCTGGACCTGTGATTGGTGTACTTATCATCTATGACTCAGGGATCAACGCTTATGGTACTGGTATTGAGCACTTTGGTGAAACCATAGAGCACAGTACCTTCAACGCCATCGATAAAGCACTACAGAACGCCAATCGAGAAGGTGAAATACCCGACCTCATCTTGCTTCACTCGACGCCTGGCAATGAAGAAAAAGTGATGACAGCGATCGATAAGAAATTCGGTACTGAGGTGCCTATTATTGGTGGAAGCGCTGCCGACAACCAGGTTTCTGGAAATTGGAGCATATTTACTGAAGAATCGATCTCTATCAATGGCTTGTCACTAACCGTCATTTTTGCCTCTCAGTCTATCTACTCATCCTTCAGTGCTGGTCATACTCCCACTGGTTATTCAGGTATAGTGACCAAAGTAAGAAACAGAATTTTGCTGGAAATAGACCACCGGCCGGCCACAACCGTTTACAACGAATGGACAAACTTCCATTTAGGCGGTAGCGATGATGGATATATTTTCGAAAAATCCTCTGTCTATCCACTGGGCAGAAAAGTCGGCTCTTCATACGATTATCCATATTTCAAATTATCACATTCAATTAGAGAAACAGAATGCAATGGAATCGAGCTGTTCACTGACATCAATAAGGGCGATACTATTTATTTGATGCAAGGTTCTAAGCAACAGTTAATCAGCCGAGCTGCAAACATAATCCATTCTTCTTACTATAATGATATGGATCTCGAGGAAAAATTAGGCGCTATCAACATATTTTGTGCAGGACCTATGCTACATCTGAAACAAGACATGGACGAGGTTTGCGATCAAATAAATCAAGCACTTAATGGGCTGCCATACATATGCCCATTTACTTTTGGCGAGCAAGGAAGACTCTCTGGTGGCGAAAATGCACACGGAAATTTAATGGTGTCATCTGCAACTTTCTATAGGTTAAAAAAGTAA
- the ccoO gene encoding cytochrome-c oxidase, cbb3-type subunit II, which yields MSSNSNNRHELVEKNVGLLAILIVIAISFGALVEITPLIFQKQTTEPVENLRVYSALEMEGRDIYIREGCNVCHSQMIRPFRSETERYGHYSVAGESVWEHPFLWGSKRTGPDLARVGDRYSDEWHRVHLLDPRELVPESNMPGFPWLAENVLDGKLTKQKLELFRNQFGVPYTDEQIANAKQDVEGKTEMDAIIAYLQSLGHAMK from the coding sequence ATGAGCTCAAATTCAAATAATCGCCATGAGTTGGTCGAGAAAAACGTTGGCTTACTAGCGATCTTGATCGTTATTGCTATCAGCTTTGGTGCTTTAGTAGAAATCACCCCTCTTATTTTCCAAAAGCAGACAACAGAACCTGTAGAAAACCTACGCGTTTACTCTGCTCTGGAAATGGAAGGTCGTGATATCTATATCCGCGAAGGTTGTAACGTATGTCACAGTCAAATGATTCGCCCTTTCCGCTCTGAAACTGAACGTTATGGTCACTACTCTGTAGCTGGCGAAAGCGTTTGGGAACACCCATTCTTATGGGGTTCTAAGCGTACAGGTCCTGATCTGGCGCGTGTTGGTGATCGTTACTCTGATGAGTGGCACCGTGTTCACCTTCTAGACCCTCGAGAACTTGTTCCTGAATCAAACATGCCTGGTTTCCCATGGCTTGCTGAGAACGTACTTGATGGCAAATTGACTAAACAGAAGCTTGAACTCTTCCGTAATCAATTTGGTGTTCCTTACACAGACGAACAAATTGCTAACGCTAAACAAGATGTTGAAGGAAAAACAGAGATGGATGCAATCATCGCTTACCTTCAATCGCTTGGCCACGCAATGAAATAA
- a CDS encoding CcoQ/FixQ family Cbb3-type cytochrome c oxidase assembly chaperone, whose amino-acid sequence MDIITFQSVWTVTVFACFIGIVWWAYGKNRKSRFDEDANLVFADDEPATSSKNQGVTK is encoded by the coding sequence ATGGATATTATTACATTTCAAAGTGTTTGGACTGTTACTGTTTTTGCTTGTTTCATTGGCATCGTTTGGTGGGCATATGGCAAGAATCGTAAATCACGTTTCGACGAAGACGCGAACCTTGTGTTCGCAGACGACGAGCCGGCAACAAGTTCTAAAAATCAAGGAGTGACAAAGTAA
- a CDS encoding ATP-binding protein: MSSEGQEALQEARIELQKLKSRERKLAEENRVILSTISAISKASNISEIFSSLEYVLKKYIKFDDFIVVSRVGKEGDFKTLLTNNKVFEQMLWTDCGKLSRVINGECAILFEPKSLGEFNSLHPIVLDQINSVLITGIDSGLTQSVIIFVHSNTKHFSIETKATLNRFRPLIERAVFDIENKEKLEATVRERTAELVTARKDAERANKAKSEFLAMMSHELRTPLNAIIGLIDALKSTQLNEEQQSILLNMSTSSELLLAIISDVLDFSKIESGCFSLAPQWTNVRDTVTFVLSEQIKAADEKGLQLTVTSDIPEGELHYIDPSRLAQILFNLIGNAIKFTNRGHVHVSIEYRQSSFYITVEDTGIGISSQKLSSLFSPFIQADSTITRRFGGTGLGLAITKRLVELMRGRISVESEPDKGSKFEVQLPILTRVINDLVNDEQNECAQELRSRYSVLVVEDNPTNQMVIKLILTRQGHEVFIASNGEEAIGFVERGNDSIDIILMDVSMPVMDGLTTTKCMRDANIQTPIVALTAHTSIEDKYSCLDAGMNDFVTKPVRTKEITEAIDRLMLEI; encoded by the coding sequence ATGAGTTCTGAAGGTCAAGAAGCACTGCAAGAAGCTCGTATTGAACTGCAAAAGCTAAAATCCCGTGAGCGTAAACTGGCTGAAGAGAATAGAGTGATCTTGTCTACTATCTCTGCGATCAGCAAGGCAAGTAACATATCAGAGATATTCTCAAGCTTGGAATATGTACTCAAAAAATACATTAAGTTTGATGACTTTATTGTGGTATCAAGGGTAGGGAAGGAAGGTGATTTCAAAACCCTGCTGACCAATAACAAAGTCTTCGAACAGATGTTGTGGACTGATTGTGGCAAGCTATCGCGTGTCATCAACGGAGAATGTGCCATCCTTTTTGAACCCAAATCATTGGGTGAATTCAACTCTTTGCATCCCATCGTTCTCGACCAAATTAATTCAGTTCTCATTACAGGTATTGATAGTGGGCTGACACAATCTGTTATTATTTTCGTCCATTCCAACACCAAGCACTTTAGTATTGAGACCAAAGCAACCCTAAACCGTTTTCGACCACTGATAGAGCGTGCTGTTTTCGATATTGAGAACAAAGAAAAGCTTGAAGCCACTGTTCGAGAACGTACTGCAGAGCTTGTTACAGCAAGAAAAGACGCGGAACGAGCGAACAAGGCAAAGTCTGAATTCTTAGCTATGATGAGCCATGAACTGAGAACGCCTTTAAACGCTATTATAGGATTGATTGACGCATTAAAATCCACACAGTTAAATGAAGAACAACAATCTATACTGCTTAATATGAGCACATCATCTGAGCTTCTATTAGCGATCATTAGTGACGTATTGGACTTTTCCAAAATAGAATCGGGATGTTTCTCACTTGCACCTCAATGGACCAATGTTAGAGACACTGTAACTTTTGTTTTATCTGAACAAATAAAAGCAGCAGACGAAAAAGGGCTTCAACTCACCGTGACCAGCGATATCCCTGAAGGTGAACTTCATTATATTGACCCGAGCCGCTTGGCACAGATTCTCTTTAACCTAATTGGCAATGCGATTAAGTTCACTAACCGCGGACATGTTCATGTTTCTATTGAATACCGACAGAGTTCATTCTACATAACAGTTGAAGACACCGGGATTGGTATCAGTTCACAGAAACTTTCTTCATTATTTAGTCCGTTCATTCAGGCCGATAGCACAATAACTCGTAGATTTGGCGGCACCGGTTTGGGTTTGGCCATCACGAAACGACTTGTTGAACTCATGCGTGGGCGTATATCTGTAGAAAGTGAACCGGACAAAGGCTCGAAATTTGAAGTACAGTTGCCGATACTTACCAGAGTAATTAACGATCTCGTAAACGACGAACAGAATGAATGTGCACAAGAACTAAGAAGCCGTTATTCAGTATTAGTTGTCGAAGACAACCCAACGAATCAGATGGTAATCAAACTGATCCTAACGCGACAAGGTCACGAAGTATTTATTGCAAGCAACGGTGAGGAAGCGATTGGCTTTGTTGAAAGAGGCAATGATTCGATAGACATTATTTTAATGGATGTTTCTATGCCAGTAATGGATGGCTTGACCACAACCAAATGTATGAGAGACGCAAACATTCAAACGCCAATCGTCGCGCTAACAGCACACACATCAATAGAAGATAAATATTCCTGCTTAGATGCTGGTATGAATGATTTCGTTACCAAACCAGTGAGAACCAAAGAAATCACCGAGGCAATTGATAGACTGATGCTTGAGATCTAA
- a CDS encoding heavy metal translocating P-type ATPase, with protein MCESCYHCGDDVPAETDFEVEILGSARKMCCPGCETVAQTIVDSGLVSYYQYRTAPAEKADLVPEQLLALSHYDNEDVQLEFVRNSENTSEVTLSLDGVSCAACAWLIEKQVSSKHGVGSIRVNTTTNRALLSWDNTQVKLSELLSAIHTLGYKAAPFEADQQEAAYHRSMKNYLYRLGVAGLATMQVMMLAVALYLEVFGSLEPEFKSYFRWVSLIFATPVLLYSALPFYVNAWRSIKGRTLGMDVPVSIALLFAYIASLVATVTEQGEVFFESISMFTFFLLLGRFLEMRARRKAAAASGNLLKLVPAMATTLDGEQVPVKTLKVGDQIRVLPGEHIPADGKVLSGRIHIDESMLTGESIHVFKNEGDTVFAGTLNGDESFELEVMTSKADSVISNIVRLQDEAQLSKPRIAEIADVVARYFVAVILIISFGTWFYWHQTRPEDAFWIMLSVLVATCPCALSLATPTAITCSTSRMGNFGILLRKGHVFETLCKVNHLIIDKTGTLTEGDIRISQVETFANLDKDTCLQIAASLEQHANHPIAKAFKAFIADDVEVESVNNVIGSGITGEWNGQKVAIGSSEFILGESQPSKSNGIYLSMTGRHIATFTYEDPIRKESIEFIKKFKEAGIKTTLLTGDSLINAKPVAEEIGIADIVANAKPEDKLAYLNSRDASDITMMVGDGINDAPILAGAHLSVAMGGGTDVAKASADMVLLGDKLDRLLKSRTLALKTRKIIRENLAWSLGYNLLILPLAVAGLVAPYIAVVGMSASSIIVVSNSLRLLKEQGK; from the coding sequence ATGTGTGAATCCTGTTATCACTGCGGTGATGATGTACCAGCGGAAACGGATTTTGAAGTTGAGATTCTAGGATCGGCTCGTAAGATGTGTTGTCCGGGCTGCGAGACCGTAGCTCAGACCATCGTTGATAGCGGTTTGGTTTCTTATTATCAATACCGCACCGCTCCAGCTGAGAAAGCTGATCTCGTGCCAGAGCAACTTCTAGCACTCAGTCATTATGATAATGAAGATGTTCAATTAGAGTTCGTTCGTAACTCAGAAAACACCTCAGAAGTGACACTGTCACTTGATGGTGTGTCTTGTGCTGCCTGTGCATGGCTGATTGAGAAGCAAGTATCCTCAAAACATGGTGTTGGCAGTATTCGTGTAAATACAACCACTAATCGTGCTTTGCTTAGCTGGGATAATACGCAAGTGAAACTTAGCGAGTTGTTATCGGCAATACATACACTAGGTTACAAAGCTGCACCTTTTGAAGCCGATCAACAAGAAGCCGCCTATCATCGCTCGATGAAAAACTATCTCTATCGTCTTGGTGTTGCTGGTTTGGCGACCATGCAAGTCATGATGCTGGCTGTGGCACTTTATCTTGAAGTGTTTGGTAGCTTGGAACCTGAATTCAAAAGTTACTTCCGCTGGGTTAGTTTGATCTTTGCAACGCCTGTACTGCTCTATTCTGCGTTACCTTTCTATGTCAATGCTTGGCGCAGTATTAAAGGCCGAACACTGGGTATGGATGTTCCGGTGTCGATCGCTTTGCTATTTGCCTACATCGCGAGTTTAGTGGCAACGGTAACCGAGCAAGGTGAAGTATTCTTCGAATCGATTTCGATGTTCACCTTCTTTTTATTGCTTGGCCGTTTCCTTGAAATGCGAGCACGCCGAAAAGCTGCGGCTGCGAGCGGAAACCTACTAAAGCTAGTTCCTGCTATGGCGACAACGCTAGACGGTGAACAAGTTCCGGTTAAAACTTTGAAGGTTGGCGATCAAATTCGCGTTCTACCGGGTGAACATATTCCCGCAGATGGCAAAGTATTGTCTGGCAGAATTCATATCGATGAATCCATGCTGACAGGCGAATCTATCCATGTGTTTAAGAATGAGGGTGATACGGTCTTCGCTGGTACATTGAATGGCGATGAATCGTTTGAATTGGAAGTGATGACGTCAAAAGCGGACTCAGTGATTTCCAATATAGTTCGCCTTCAAGATGAAGCTCAACTTTCTAAACCTAGAATTGCTGAAATTGCCGATGTAGTGGCTAGATACTTTGTGGCGGTAATTTTAATTATCTCATTCGGTACCTGGTTTTACTGGCACCAAACACGTCCAGAAGATGCTTTCTGGATCATGCTTTCAGTTTTAGTAGCGACGTGCCCTTGTGCTCTCTCTCTTGCGACACCTACAGCGATTACGTGTTCAACTTCCCGCATGGGTAACTTCGGTATTTTGCTGCGCAAAGGCCACGTATTTGAAACGCTTTGCAAAGTGAATCACTTGATCATTGATAAGACGGGAACCTTAACTGAAGGTGATATTCGTATCAGCCAAGTTGAAACTTTTGCAAATCTCGATAAAGACACTTGTTTACAAATAGCAGCTAGTCTCGAACAACACGCTAACCACCCTATTGCCAAAGCGTTCAAAGCCTTCATTGCAGATGATGTTGAAGTTGAATCTGTTAACAACGTGATTGGCTCAGGCATCACTGGTGAATGGAACGGACAAAAAGTTGCGATTGGCAGTAGCGAGTTTATTCTAGGTGAATCTCAACCATCTAAAAGCAATGGTATTTATTTGTCGATGACAGGTCGTCATATCGCAACGTTTACTTATGAAGACCCAATTCGTAAAGAAAGTATTGAGTTTATAAAAAAGTTCAAAGAAGCAGGTATCAAAACTACGTTGCTTACTGGGGATTCTTTGATTAACGCGAAACCTGTTGCGGAAGAAATTGGTATTGCCGATATTGTTGCTAACGCGAAACCAGAAGATAAGCTTGCTTACCTCAACTCTAGAGACGCAAGCGACATCACAATGATGGTTGGCGATGGCATTAATGATGCGCCTATCCTTGCTGGCGCCCACCTATCCGTTGCGATGGGTGGCGGTACGGATGTAGCGAAAGCCTCGGCTGACATGGTGCTCTTAGGTGATAAACTCGATAGATTACTTAAGTCGCGTACATTGGCACTAAAAACGCGTAAGATAATCCGTGAAAACTTAGCGTGGTCATTGGGATACAACTTACTTATCCTTCCACTGGCTGTCGCAGGTTTGGTTGCTCCATAC
- the ccoP gene encoding cytochrome-c oxidase, cbb3-type subunit III — MSTFWSIWVSAITIGTLIGCAVLLRWCFKDRTGVEEGHDMGHEYDGIRELNNPLPKWWTYLFISTIVFAAVYLALYPGLGNFKGLLGWTSSNQEVRSIEESRSSIAAAQANKQLDEYAKELDDANTYFGEAFKKLAHDENGLRSVPDIASDSDAIKVGQRLFLQNCSQCHGSDARGQKGFPNLTDDAWLYGGEPQAIVTTIMHGRVGQMPAWKDALGEQGVKEVVSYTLSLSGRSVNVREAEAGKARFVVCAACHGTDGKGNPAVGAPDLTDRDWLFGDSRADVTETVMNGRSGVMPAWKDILGEDKVQLVASYVWSLSNSDNK; from the coding sequence ATGAGTACATTCTGGAGTATCTGGGTTAGTGCGATTACGATTGGTACCCTAATTGGTTGTGCGGTCTTACTTCGTTGGTGTTTTAAAGATAGAACAGGCGTAGAAGAAGGTCATGATATGGGCCACGAATACGATGGTATTCGCGAGCTTAATAACCCACTACCAAAATGGTGGACATACCTTTTCATCAGTACAATTGTGTTTGCAGCGGTTTACCTTGCTCTATACCCTGGCCTTGGCAACTTTAAAGGCCTACTCGGTTGGACAAGTTCAAACCAAGAAGTTCGCAGTATCGAAGAGTCTCGCTCTTCAATCGCTGCGGCTCAAGCAAACAAACAATTAGACGAGTACGCGAAAGAGCTTGATGATGCTAACACCTACTTTGGTGAAGCGTTCAAAAAGCTAGCTCACGACGAAAATGGTTTACGTTCTGTCCCTGACATTGCATCAGACTCTGACGCAATCAAAGTAGGCCAACGTTTATTCTTGCAAAACTGTTCTCAGTGTCACGGCTCTGATGCTCGTGGTCAGAAAGGTTTTCCTAACCTAACTGATGACGCATGGCTATATGGTGGTGAACCACAAGCTATCGTTACGACGATCATGCACGGTCGTGTTGGTCAAATGCCAGCGTGGAAAGACGCTCTAGGCGAGCAAGGTGTTAAAGAAGTAGTTAGCTATACTCTTAGCCTTTCTGGTCGTAGTGTTAATGTACGTGAAGCTGAAGCAGGTAAAGCACGTTTCGTCGTGTGTGCTGCATGTCACGGTACTGATGGTAAGGGTAACCCTGCAGTAGGTGCACCTGACCTAACAGACCGCGATTGGTTGTTCGGCGATTCTCGTGCTGATGTAACTGAAACAGTAATGAACGGACGTTCTGGCGTAATGCCCGCTTGGAAAGATATTCTAGGCGAAGACAAAGTTCAGCTTGTTGCATCGTACGTTTGGAGCTTAAGCAACTCGGATAATAAGTAA
- the ccoN gene encoding cytochrome-c oxidase, cbb3-type subunit I, which produces MQMSQEKQLEQNYNYTVVRQFTLVTILWGIVGMGVGVLIAAQLVWPQLNFDTPWLTYSRLRPLHTNAVIFAFGTSALFATSYYVVQRTCQTRLFGGPLVAFTFWGWQAIILSAAITLPLGLTSGKEYAELEWPIDIAITLVWVAYAVVFFGTMIKRKTSHIYVANWFFGAFIITVAVLHIVNSLAVPVSAFKSYSIYSGAIDAMVQWWYGHNAVGFLLTAGFLGMMYYFVPKQAGRPVYSYRLSIVHFWALVSLYIWAGPHHLHYTALPDWTQSLGMVMSLVLFAPSWGGMINGIMTLSGAWHKLRYDPILRFLIVSLSFYGMSTFEGPMMAIKTVNALSHYTDWTIGHVHSGALGWVAMVSIGSVYHLVPKLFGQERMYSVSLINVHFWLATIGTVFYIVAMWISGVMQGLMWRAVNSDGTLTYSFVESVEASYPFYFVRFLGGFIFLSGMFLLAYNTYKTVSAPKDSLKAIPQPA; this is translated from the coding sequence ATGCAAATGAGCCAAGAAAAGCAGCTTGAACAAAACTACAACTATACGGTCGTCCGTCAATTTACCCTCGTTACAATTTTGTGGGGTATTGTCGGTATGGGCGTTGGTGTTTTGATTGCCGCTCAATTAGTTTGGCCACAGCTAAACTTTGATACGCCGTGGCTGACGTACAGTCGTTTACGTCCCCTGCATACTAATGCGGTTATTTTTGCGTTCGGTACAAGTGCGCTGTTTGCAACATCATATTATGTTGTACAACGTACCTGTCAGACGCGTCTCTTTGGTGGTCCTCTCGTAGCCTTTACCTTTTGGGGTTGGCAAGCGATTATCCTGTCCGCTGCAATTACTTTACCGTTAGGTTTAACCTCTGGTAAAGAATACGCAGAACTTGAATGGCCAATCGATATTGCTATTACTCTTGTGTGGGTAGCTTATGCGGTCGTGTTCTTCGGAACCATGATTAAGCGTAAGACATCGCACATTTATGTAGCTAACTGGTTCTTCGGAGCCTTCATCATCACGGTTGCCGTGTTGCACATCGTTAACAGCCTGGCAGTTCCTGTATCTGCGTTTAAATCGTACTCGATTTACTCCGGTGCGATCGATGCAATGGTGCAATGGTGGTACGGACACAATGCGGTAGGCTTCCTATTGACAGCTGGTTTCCTAGGTATGATGTATTACTTCGTCCCTAAACAAGCTGGTCGCCCTGTTTACTCTTACCGTTTGTCGATTGTTCACTTCTGGGCTCTTGTGTCATTGTATATCTGGGCTGGTCCTCACCACCTACACTACACTGCACTTCCAGACTGGACTCAATCTCTAGGTATGGTTATGTCTTTGGTACTGTTTGCTCCATCTTGGGGTGGCATGATCAACGGTATCATGACTCTATCTGGTGCGTGGCATAAGCTACGTTACGATCCGATCCTACGTTTCCTAATCGTTTCTCTATCATTCTACGGCATGTCGACTTTCGAAGGCCCTATGATGGCAATTAAAACGGTTAACGCACTATCTCACTACACGGACTGGACTATCGGTCACGTTCACTCTGGTGCGTTAGGTTGGGTTGCTATGGTTTCTATCGGTTCGGTTTACCACTTAGTTCCTAAACTATTTGGTCAAGAGCGTATGTACTCTGTATCTCTAATTAATGTTCACTTCTGGTTAGCAACGATTGGTACGGTTTTCTACATTGTTGCAATGTGGATTTCTGGTGTGATGCAAGGTCTGATGTGGCGTGCAGTTAACTCTGACGGTACATTGACTTACAGCTTTGTAGAGTCTGTAGAAGCCTCTTACCCGTTCTACTTTGTACGTTTCTTAGGTGGTTTCATCTTCCTATCTGGTATGTTCTTATTGGCATACAACACGTACAAAACTGTTTCAGCACCTAAAGATAGCCTTAAAGCTATCCCTCAACCGGCTTAA
- a CDS encoding FixH family protein: MVKPWYKQFWPWFLIALPATVVIWTIMTVIVFTQNSVDLVTEDYYKKGKGINVDISKVNIAKELGLSATVNEKGNSVVITLDKGKLDHFPAINAMFVHRTLPDRDFTQLLTADAKGNYTLTLDHEMQGPWFIELSPHDSEWLVQGRMNFPIDTPTQLTN, from the coding sequence ATGGTAAAGCCTTGGTATAAACAGTTTTGGCCGTGGTTCTTAATCGCGTTGCCGGCGACAGTTGTGATTTGGACGATTATGACGGTGATTGTGTTCACTCAAAACTCTGTCGATTTAGTGACTGAGGATTACTATAAAAAAGGAAAAGGCATTAACGTCGATATTTCAAAAGTAAATATTGCAAAGGAACTCGGCCTATCAGCTACCGTTAACGAGAAAGGTAACTCAGTTGTCATTACTCTCGACAAAGGTAAGCTTGACCACTTCCCTGCTATTAACGCTATGTTCGTGCACAGAACATTGCCTGACCGCGATTTCACGCAGCTTCTTACTGCTGATGCGAAGGGTAACTATACGCTGACTCTAGACCACGAAATGCAAGGTCCATGGTTTATTGAACTATCTCCGCATGACTCTGAATGGTTGGTGCAAGGCCGCATGAACTTTCCTATTGATACACCTACTCAACTAACGAATTAA